Proteins from a genomic interval of Danio rerio strain Tuebingen ecotype United States chromosome 4, GRCz12tu, whole genome shotgun sequence:
- the rassf8b gene encoding ras association domain-containing protein 8b has protein sequence MELKVWVDGVQRIVCGVTEVTTCQEVVIALAQAIGRTGRYTLIEKWRETERHLAPHENPVVSLNKWGQYASDVQLVLQRTGPSLSERPTSETSARAPERTLYRQSLPPMAKLRPTANDRSLKRREPKRKSLTFTGGAKGLRDIFGKSREGDSKQRAVNTNRCSTPAPTQELSRLVQLQKDKLHILEQKLQRCETELQQQLTEEEEEELVELEQQVRRNEAEMKEHEFWESELQIEQDKERQLREQLQELRSRVQECEEQLGEYLARIQCMEAGLEAERLQQELMETRLADEMEVRLRLDKARTELDIQVQQAVRLESTCRAVELSLGHSNIRLQEKELELEQLTKELRQVNLQQFIQQTGTKVTVLPADPGEDETNTEAENESGSLKRLGSARQLPADLRALQSPLNTTFNPEGIYV, from the exons ATGGAGCTGAAGGTATGGGTGGATGGAGTGCAGCGCATTGTCTGCGGTGTCACAGAGGTCACCACATGTCAAGAGGTTGTGATTGCGTTGGCCCAAGCAATAG GACGAACTGGTCGCTACACATTGATTGAAAAATGGCGTGAGACAGAGAGACATTTGGCGCCCCATGAGAATCCTGTGGTCTCTCTGAATAAATGGGGTCAGTACGCTAGCGATGTGCAGTTAGTGCTTCAACGTACTGGCCCTTCTTTGAGTGAGCGCCCCACTTCAGAGACCTCAGCAAGAGCCCCTGAGCGTACCCTATATCGCCAAAGTCTGCCTCCCATGGCAAAGCTTCGCCCCACAGCCAATGATCGTTCCCTCAAACGCCGTGAACCAAAACGCAAGTCCCTCACTTTCACTGGTGGTGCCAAAGGGTTGCGTGACATCTTCGGAAAGAGTCGTGAAGGTGACTCAAAGCAGAGAGCGGTGAACACAAACCGGTGCAGCACACCAGCACCTACACAGGAGTTGTCTCGCCTGGTGCAGCTGCAGAAGGACAAGTTGCACATCCTAGAGCAAAAACTGCAACGCTGTGAGACTGAGCTGCAGCAGCAATTAACtgaggaagaagaagaggaacTAGTTGAACTAGAGCAGCAGGTCCGCAGAAATGAGGCAGAGATGAAGGAGCATGAATTCTGGGAGAGTGAGCTGCAGATTGAGCAGGACAAAGAAAGGCAACTGCGTGAGCAGCTGCAGGAACTGCGCAGTCGTGTACAAGAGTGTGAGGAGCAGCTGGGAGAGTACCTAGCACGTATTCAGTGCATGGAGGCAGGGCTGGAGGCAGAGCGCCTGCAACAAGAACTAATGGAGACTCGACTGGCAGATGAAATGGAGGTTCGGTTGCGACTGGACAAGGCACGCACTGAGCTGGACATACAGGTGCAGCAGGCTGTGAGACTAGAAAGCACCTGCAGAGCTGTGGAGCTCTCGCTTGGGCATTCAAACATTAGGCTACAG GAGAAAGAGCTAGAGCTGGAACAGTTAACTAAGGAGCTGAGACAGGTAAATCTTCAGCAGTTTATCCAACAAACTGGCACCAAAGTAACAGTTCTACCAGCAGACCCTGGTGAGGATGAAACCAACACAG AGGCAGAAAATGAGTCTGGATCTCTGAAGCGGCTTGGATCGGCCAGACAACTTCCTGCTGACCTCCGAGCTCTGCAGAGCCCCCTCAACACAACCTTTAACCCTGAAGGAATCTACGTCTGA